A section of the Chryseobacterium ginsenosidimutans genome encodes:
- the gcvP gene encoding aminomethyl-transferring glycine dehydrogenase produces MNTEQFVSRHISLNEADKQAMLEKVGVSSIEELISQTIPSSIRLEKDLEISEPLSEYEMLIHSKELASKNTDYTSYIGFGYHNTLLPSAIQRNIFENPSWYTAYTPYQAEIAQGRLEALLNFQTVVCDLTGFALANASLLDESTAAAEAMHMFFNNRTKDQKKAGANKFFVSDLVLPQTVSVLKTKAEGLEIEIVEGDHKTHQLDESYYGVLLQYPGKNGIVLDYTEDIVEYKKLDLQVAVACDPMALVKLKSPASMGADCAVGTTQRFGIPLGYGGPHAAFFSCKEDYKRDIPGRIIGVSQDMYGKRALRMALQTREQHIKRERATSNICTAQVLLAVMAGMYAVYHGPKGLNYIADQIHFKANALKNGLKALGYQTVEEPIFDTVKIMLSEDEKGRLMRMMLDHRLNLNYFTEGVVSIAINESTTLEKLNVLMASFAQFKDKQTFKLEIKEGYSIPEENLRKDEILTEEVFNKYHTETELMRYIKRLERKDLSLTHSMISLGSCTMKLNAATQMLPLSWDNWGSVHPFVPVDQAGGYQEMIRELEKDLAEITGFAGTSLQPNSGAQGEYAGLMVIREYHISRGEGHRNVVLIPQSAHGTNPASAAMAGMKIVVVKNLESGEIDFEDLKAKTEQHSENLSCVMITYPSTYGFFDANIKEITSLIHQHGGQVYMDGANMNAQVGYTSPGNIGADVCHLNLHKTFAIPHGGGGPGVGPICVAKHLVPFLPSNANIRIGAKEAIEGISAAPYGSGLILNISYAYIKMLGTSGLKKATEHAILNANYLKEILAEHFPILYSNTEGRVAHECIVDFRQFKSLGIEVADVAKRLMDYGFHAPTVSFPVAGTLMIEPTESESKSEIDRFAEALISIKHEIDEIANGEADQTNNVLKNAPHTEQLVISDSWDKPYGREKAAYPLHWVREHKFFATVARVDEAYGDRNLVCTCEPIEAYM; encoded by the coding sequence ATGAATACAGAACAGTTTGTGAGCCGTCACATTTCCTTAAATGAAGCCGATAAACAGGCCATGTTGGAAAAAGTTGGCGTTTCAAGTATCGAAGAGCTAATCTCTCAAACCATCCCTTCTTCTATCCGTTTAGAAAAAGATCTTGAAATCTCAGAACCGCTTTCAGAATACGAAATGCTTATCCATTCTAAGGAATTGGCATCGAAAAATACTGATTATACAAGCTATATCGGTTTTGGATATCACAATACATTGTTGCCATCGGCTATTCAGAGGAATATCTTTGAAAATCCTAGTTGGTACACTGCCTACACACCATATCAGGCAGAAATCGCACAGGGAAGATTAGAAGCGCTTCTTAACTTCCAGACTGTTGTGTGTGATTTAACAGGATTTGCTTTGGCAAATGCATCATTATTAGATGAGTCTACGGCAGCGGCAGAAGCAATGCACATGTTCTTCAACAACAGAACGAAAGATCAGAAAAAAGCAGGTGCCAACAAATTCTTTGTTTCAGATCTTGTTTTACCTCAGACAGTTTCTGTCTTGAAAACTAAAGCTGAAGGACTGGAAATCGAAATCGTAGAAGGTGATCATAAAACGCATCAGCTGGATGAATCTTACTATGGAGTTTTATTGCAGTATCCGGGTAAAAACGGAATTGTTTTAGATTACACAGAAGATATCGTTGAATATAAAAAATTAGATCTTCAGGTGGCTGTTGCTTGTGATCCGATGGCTTTGGTTAAACTGAAATCTCCTGCTTCAATGGGCGCTGACTGTGCGGTTGGAACAACTCAGAGATTTGGTATTCCATTAGGTTATGGTGGTCCTCACGCAGCATTTTTCTCTTGTAAGGAAGATTATAAAAGAGATATTCCGGGAAGAATCATCGGGGTTTCTCAGGATATGTACGGAAAACGTGCATTGAGAATGGCTTTACAGACGAGAGAGCAGCACATCAAAAGAGAAAGAGCAACTTCAAACATTTGTACGGCTCAGGTTCTTTTGGCAGTAATGGCTGGAATGTATGCTGTTTATCACGGTCCGAAAGGATTAAATTATATCGCTGACCAAATTCACTTTAAAGCAAACGCTTTAAAAAACGGTCTTAAAGCTTTAGGATATCAAACGGTTGAAGAACCAATCTTCGATACAGTAAAAATCATGCTAAGTGAGGATGAAAAAGGAAGATTAATGAGAATGATGCTTGATCACAGACTTAACTTAAACTATTTCACAGAAGGAGTGGTAAGCATTGCGATCAACGAAAGTACAACATTAGAGAAATTAAATGTTCTGATGGCTTCTTTCGCTCAATTTAAAGACAAACAGACTTTCAAATTAGAGATAAAAGAAGGATACAGCATTCCTGAAGAAAATCTTAGAAAAGACGAAATTCTTACGGAAGAAGTATTCAACAAATACCATACTGAAACAGAATTGATGCGTTACATCAAGCGTCTGGAGAGAAAAGATTTATCATTAACACATTCAATGATTTCTCTGGGTTCTTGTACGATGAAACTGAATGCAGCTACTCAAATGTTACCTCTTTCTTGGGATAACTGGGGAAGTGTTCACCCATTTGTACCAGTTGATCAGGCTGGAGGTTATCAGGAAATGATCCGTGAGCTAGAAAAAGATTTAGCTGAAATCACTGGTTTTGCAGGTACTTCTCTTCAGCCAAATTCTGGAGCTCAGGGAGAGTATGCAGGATTAATGGTAATCAGAGAATATCACATCTCAAGAGGTGAAGGTCATAGAAATGTAGTGTTGATTCCTCAGTCTGCACACGGAACGAATCCGGCTTCTGCTGCAATGGCAGGAATGAAGATCGTTGTTGTTAAAAACCTTGAAAGCGGAGAAATTGATTTCGAAGATTTAAAGGCTAAAACAGAGCAGCATTCTGAGAATTTATCTTGTGTAATGATCACGTATCCGTCAACTTACGGATTCTTTGATGCAAATATTAAAGAAATTACAAGCTTGATTCACCAACATGGCGGGCAAGTGTATATGGATGGTGCAAACATGAACGCTCAGGTTGGATATACAAGTCCAGGAAACATCGGAGCAGACGTTTGTCACTTGAATCTTCATAAAACTTTCGCAATTCCTCACGGAGGTGGAGGTCCTGGAGTTGGTCCGATCTGTGTTGCTAAACACTTAGTTCCTTTCCTTCCTTCAAATGCAAATATCAGAATCGGCGCTAAAGAAGCGATCGAGGGTATTTCTGCAGCACCTTATGGGTCTGGTTTGATCCTGAATATTTCTTACGCCTATATCAAAATGTTAGGAACTTCAGGACTGAAGAAAGCGACTGAACATGCGATCTTGAATGCCAATTATTTAAAAGAAATCTTAGCAGAGCATTTCCCTATTTTATATTCAAATACAGAAGGTAGAGTAGCACATGAGTGTATCGTAGATTTCAGACAGTTCAAATCTTTAGGAATTGAAGTGGCTGATGTTGCAAAAAGATTGATGGATTATGGTTTCCATGCTCCAACAGTTTCTTTCCCGGTTGCAGGAACTTTAATGATTGAACCTACAGAATCTGAAAGCAAATCTGAAATCGACCGTTTTGCAGAAGCATTAATTTCCATCAAACATGAAATTGATGAGATTGCTAATGGTGAAGCAGATCAAACCAACAACGTATTGAAAAACGCTCCTCACACCGAGCAATTGGTAATTTCTGATTCTTGGGATAAACCATACGGCAGAGAAAAAGCAGCTTATCCTTTGCATTGGGTAAGAGAGCACAAATTCTTTGCTACTGTTGCAAGAGTAGATGAAGCTTATGGAGATAGAAACTTAGTTTGTACTTGTGAGCCGATTGAAGCTTATATGTAA
- a CDS encoding J domain-containing protein, with protein sequence MKDYYYFLGISHDASEEDIKKAYRKLSLKYHPDKNENDDFFADRFREIQEAYETLNDKSRRYTYDQNLESHQKSFRYNIPPSIKTFTANKVHAKKGEEIIVNWQTQNADVVKVLPFGLEKPYGERVFKITEFKDGKFQILLHATNSLLHKTVVQGITITEVFENEGEKFRDKAEELFKSQPRTVTNPHGQPKIIKILVAILIIIMAIYFLIKSYS encoded by the coding sequence ATGAAAGATTACTATTATTTTCTTGGGATTTCTCATGATGCTTCAGAAGAAGACATCAAAAAAGCCTATAGAAAATTATCTTTAAAATATCATCCTGACAAAAACGAAAATGATGATTTTTTTGCCGACCGTTTTAGAGAAATTCAGGAAGCTTATGAAACGTTGAATGATAAAAGCAGAAGATACACTTACGATCAGAATTTAGAAAGTCATCAGAAAAGTTTCAGATATAATATTCCACCTTCAATAAAGACTTTTACAGCAAATAAAGTTCATGCAAAAAAAGGAGAGGAAATTATTGTTAATTGGCAGACACAAAATGCCGACGTAGTGAAAGTTTTACCTTTCGGACTGGAAAAACCTTACGGAGAAAGAGTTTTTAAAATAACAGAATTCAAAGATGGTAAATTCCAGATTTTGCTTCATGCGACGAATTCACTTTTGCACAAAACTGTAGTTCAGGGAATTACAATTACCGAAGTTTTTGAAAATGAAGGTGAAAAATTCAGAGATAAAGCGGAAGAATTATTCAAGTCACAACCTAGAACAGTCACGAATCCGCATGGTCAGCCAAAAATTATAAAAATACTGGTTGCAATATTAATTATAATAATGGCAATTTATTTTTTAATAAAAAGTTATAGTTAA
- a CDS encoding RNA polymerase sigma factor — translation MPQKEKESIISQTVSKYGGKLMSYIRPKVKNTEDAEDILQEVWYQFSSLTNLSEIVNVGGWLYRVTANKITDKYRKKKTENLEDFVYEDEDGSFSIKDILLLDESAGPEVKMFQDEIWKKLFEALDELPEKQRLVYVENELNDKTLQEIADEQGENIKTIISRKNYAVKHLRNRLRKLYEDLNS, via the coding sequence ATGCCGCAAAAGGAGAAAGAAAGTATCATCTCACAAACCGTTTCAAAGTACGGCGGAAAGCTGATGTCTTACATTCGTCCGAAAGTGAAAAACACAGAAGATGCGGAAGATATTCTGCAGGAAGTGTGGTATCAGTTCAGTAGTCTTACCAATCTTTCTGAGATTGTAAATGTTGGTGGCTGGCTTTACAGAGTGACGGCAAATAAAATTACAGACAAATACCGTAAAAAGAAAACCGAAAATCTTGAAGACTTTGTCTATGAGGACGAAGATGGAAGTTTCTCCATAAAAGATATTCTTTTGCTTGATGAAAGTGCAGGTCCGGAAGTGAAAATGTTTCAGGATGAAATCTGGAAAAAGCTTTTTGAAGCACTGGATGAACTGCCTGAAAAACAAAGGCTTGTTTACGTAGAGAACGAACTCAACGATAAAACCCTCCAGGAAATTGCCGATGAACAAGGTGAAAATATTAAAACTATCATCAGCAGAAAAAATTATGCAGTGAAGCATTTGAGAAATAGATTGAGAAAATTGTACGAAGATTTAAATAGTTAG
- a CDS encoding DoxX family protein: MKLLTILFVTFILALLGTEIFQESWNFLFSGNLGMAVFIIFTGLAHFKFQKGMSMMIPDFIPAKMFWVYFTGLIEIAAGIGLMIPSIREITAILLIIFLILVFLANVNSSKKRVNLFKGDYSGPGMAYLYKERLPMQLILIAWTWYFGIYLN; this comes from the coding sequence ATGAAACTATTAACAATCCTTTTTGTCACATTCATTTTAGCTTTATTAGGAACTGAAATTTTTCAGGAAAGTTGGAATTTTCTATTTTCAGGAAATTTAGGGATGGCAGTTTTTATTATTTTTACTGGTTTGGCACATTTCAAATTCCAGAAAGGAATGTCGATGATGATTCCTGATTTTATACCTGCCAAAATGTTTTGGGTATATTTTACGGGCTTGATCGAGATTGCTGCCGGAATTGGATTGATGATCCCTTCAATTCGTGAAATAACTGCAATTTTACTAATCATTTTTTTAATTTTAGTCTTCTTGGCTAATGTAAATTCTTCAAAGAAAAGGGTCAATTTATTTAAAGGAGATTATTCAGGCCCCGGAATGGCTTATCTTTATAAAGAAAGACTGCCAATGCAGCTTATTTTGATTGCATGGACTTGGTATTTTGGCATCTATCTGAATTAA
- a CDS encoding SRPBCC family protein, giving the protein METLSYEKIIDAPKQKVWDVLWSAETYGEWTKFFSPGSRIKSDWKVDGKTYFLNAEGEGMVSTIDSLDEPNQIIFKHLGMVDKNGVEDTESMEIKQWSGCFEKYILIDFAGKTKLHAEVQTEKEWHDHINTGFIKGLEVVKNLAERK; this is encoded by the coding sequence ATGGAGACTTTATCTTATGAAAAAATAATCGATGCCCCAAAACAGAAAGTCTGGGACGTTCTTTGGAGCGCTGAAACTTACGGTGAATGGACGAAATTTTTCAGTCCGGGCTCACGAATAAAATCTGACTGGAAAGTTGATGGGAAAACCTATTTCCTGAATGCTGAAGGTGAAGGAATGGTTTCAACGATCGACAGTTTGGATGAGCCTAATCAAATTATATTCAAGCATTTGGGGATGGTGGATAAAAATGGGGTGGAAGATACTGAAAGCATGGAAATAAAGCAATGGAGCGGTTGTTTTGAAAAATATATTCTAATAGATTTTGCTGGCAAAACAAAACTTCACGCAGAAGTTCAGACCGAAAAAGAATGGCATGATCATATAAATACAGGTTTTATAAAAGGTCTGGAAGTTGTAAAAAATCTTGCTGAAAGAAAATAA